From a region of the Agrobacterium tumefaciens genome:
- a CDS encoding DUF2857 domain-containing protein → MSNPHPLNQAVIAQALHDLRNGQLRRAKSMGFEDEDLDALKHPAMASVLANALVSWCSVTVNRDVVQRLLHQWDNVQKEIHVIDRLLTLGASTELISRFYGLTHQEIAVRRGVLGLPKRKGRHPVLTEEQDCDLWNRWSETVKERGVALTDETAMLGIAADLAESMGLPISVIWSAIGRWIDEGLV, encoded by the coding sequence ATGTCGAATCCCCATCCTCTCAATCAGGCAGTGATCGCGCAGGCCCTGCATGACCTTCGCAACGGTCAGCTAAGGAGGGCCAAATCCATGGGATTCGAGGATGAGGATCTCGATGCGCTCAAGCATCCCGCCATGGCCAGCGTGCTGGCCAATGCCCTGGTCTCCTGGTGCTCTGTGACAGTCAATCGGGATGTCGTGCAACGCCTGCTGCACCAATGGGACAATGTTCAAAAGGAAATCCACGTCATTGATCGCCTGTTGACCCTGGGCGCCAGCACTGAACTGATCAGTCGTTTTTATGGACTGACCCATCAGGAAATCGCTGTGCGCCGCGGCGTCCTCGGGCTCCCCAAGCGCAAGGGGCGCCACCCTGTCCTCACAGAAGAGCAGGATTGCGATTTGTGGAATCGCTGGTCGGAAACCGTGAAAGAGCGCGGTGTGGCGCTGACCGACGAAACGGCGATGCTTGGCATCGCCGCAGACCTTGCCGAAAGCATGGGGCTTCCCATCTCAGTCATCTGGAGCGCCATCGGCAGGTGGATCGATGAAGGGCTGGTTTGA
- a CDS encoding ParB N-terminal domain-containing protein, translating to MADISEQEMAAKLMSDGFGRTGPVAGALTDPVADTPMVVTLDELRPYELDPRLTRNPLYDEIKASIRERGLDAPPPITRRPGSDHYIIRNGGNTRLAILRELWAETRDERFFRIGCLFRPWPERGEIVALTGHLAENELHGSLSFIERALGVEKVRELYEQEDGKSLSQSELARRLKADGYPVPQPHISRMQEAIQYLLPAIPNVLYGGLGRHQVEQLTGLRRAGARIWEARAAARQVDVDFATLFQDVLAVFDGTPGNFNIQRVQDELIGQMADLLGVVYDTLALEIVDSEKRWQILTSEPVAAPTVTPSVATSPQTAPTQLSPPTPTAPRTGETPAPAPESRTQTKPAPAQPPASDDQPEDENQRSALLQEHIVSPAPTTDRLQSIQRLIADHTGEAHNDFESNVLQAIPVQVGGLYPISDVWHIDAGLDEPERLRTHIAQFALEIASEAGVGEHIVPSDDGIGFSCASRIERSDSAGTMAHPGAILTLLHVLSAPYLSASSSPARIDTSRLAGDLGVLLLGLAPSITPPRNQSHVLSDNGLVKLFRLVRLARRLLEIEAGIMGGDGAMPGS from the coding sequence ATGGCTGATATCTCCGAACAGGAAATGGCTGCCAAGTTGATGAGCGACGGGTTCGGCCGCACAGGTCCGGTGGCCGGCGCATTGACCGATCCGGTCGCAGACACCCCGATGGTCGTAACCCTTGATGAGTTGCGTCCGTACGAGCTTGATCCGCGCCTTACCCGCAACCCGCTCTATGATGAAATCAAGGCCTCGATCCGCGAACGCGGCCTGGATGCACCGCCGCCCATCACCCGAAGGCCGGGTTCAGACCACTACATCATCCGCAACGGCGGCAACACCCGGCTGGCCATATTGCGTGAATTGTGGGCCGAGACCAGGGATGAGCGGTTCTTCCGTATCGGTTGCCTGTTCCGCCCCTGGCCCGAGCGCGGCGAGATTGTTGCTCTGACCGGGCACCTCGCAGAGAACGAACTGCACGGCAGCCTGTCGTTCATCGAGCGCGCCCTCGGCGTCGAGAAAGTACGCGAGCTCTATGAGCAGGAAGATGGCAAGTCGCTGTCGCAATCGGAGCTTGCCAGACGACTCAAAGCCGATGGCTATCCTGTGCCTCAGCCCCACATCAGTCGCATGCAGGAGGCCATCCAGTACCTGCTGCCGGCGATCCCGAACGTTCTCTATGGAGGGCTGGGGCGCCACCAGGTCGAGCAACTCACCGGCTTGCGGCGGGCGGGCGCCAGAATCTGGGAGGCCCGCGCCGCAGCCAGACAGGTGGATGTTGATTTCGCCACACTGTTCCAGGACGTTCTTGCCGTCTTCGACGGGACACCCGGCAACTTCAACATCCAGCGCGTTCAGGACGAACTGATCGGCCAGATGGCCGACCTGCTCGGTGTGGTCTATGACACGCTCGCCCTCGAAATCGTCGACTCCGAAAAACGCTGGCAAATTCTGACCAGTGAACCTGTCGCGGCACCGACGGTTACGCCTTCCGTCGCAACCTCGCCGCAGACCGCGCCGACGCAGCTTTCTCCGCCCACACCCACAGCGCCGCGAACTGGTGAGACACCAGCGCCGGCACCAGAGTCCCGCACGCAGACGAAGCCAGCCCCGGCGCAGCCTCCCGCATCTGACGATCAGCCGGAGGATGAAAACCAACGGTCTGCGCTGCTGCAGGAGCACATCGTCTCTCCTGCGCCAACGACCGATCGCCTCCAGTCGATCCAGCGGCTCATTGCCGACCATACTGGAGAGGCGCACAACGACTTCGAAAGCAACGTCCTCCAAGCCATTCCCGTGCAGGTCGGCGGCCTTTATCCGATCTCGGACGTATGGCACATCGACGCTGGACTGGACGAACCCGAACGCCTGCGTACGCATATTGCGCAGTTCGCACTGGAAATCGCCAGTGAAGCCGGCGTGGGAGAGCATATCGTGCCGTCCGATGATGGCATCGGCTTTTCATGCGCGTCCCGTATCGAGCGTTCGGACTCTGCCGGAACAATGGCGCACCCCGGTGCAATTCTGACGTTGTTGCACGTCCTGAGCGCGCCTTATCTGTCGGCCAGTTCCTCTCCGGCACGTATCGACACTTCACGACTGGCTGGAGATTTGGGCGTCCTGCTCCTGGGATTGGCACCGTCGATCACACCGCCCCGGAACCAGTCCCATGTCCTGAGCGACAACGGCCTGGTGAAACTGTTCCGGCTGGTCCGGCTCGCGCGCCGCCTGCTGGAAATCGAGGCAGGCATCATGGGTGGCGACGGCGCCATGCCCGGGTCATGA
- a CDS encoding type II toxin-antitoxin system HicA family toxin, whose protein sequence is MSNAHELARGHKQLLPLIEFALSEGWTVSRTAGGHLKFLKPGLPPIFTSSTASDHRAGRNARAMLRRAKRQSAEAQPAGKETGHG, encoded by the coding sequence ATGTCGAACGCCCATGAGCTTGCACGAGGCCACAAGCAACTCCTGCCTCTCATTGAATTTGCACTGAGCGAAGGATGGACCGTTTCCCGCACCGCAGGCGGTCATCTCAAATTCCTCAAACCGGGATTGCCGCCGATATTCACGAGTTCGACGGCCAGCGATCACCGCGCCGGGCGCAACGCCCGCGCCATGTTGCGCCGCGCGAAGCGCCAGAGCGCCGAAGCCCAGCCTGCTGGAAAGGAGACCGGCCATGGCTGA
- a CDS encoding ParA family protein: MQVISVISTKGGVGKTTIAANLGGFIADAGLRVLLLDLDIQPTLSSYYELAHRAPGGIYELLAFNERDISQLASRTAVERLDVILSNDQHHQLNTLLLHAPDGRLRLRNLLPAFEPHYDLVLIDTQGSRSVLLEMAVLASRLAVSPVTPEILAAREMRRGTLQLIQDIAPYRHLGIEPPPLQLLINRVPAVSSNARLIRQTLRRIFREQTGVQVLDTEVPAIEAFPRAATQSMPAHRVEYRRPTGRIAPAALDIVRALATELCPHWHERFGLVTGKIGRRHSHVERP; this comes from the coding sequence ATGCAGGTGATTTCTGTCATCTCTACAAAAGGCGGGGTCGGTAAAACGACAATCGCCGCAAATCTCGGAGGCTTCATCGCCGACGCCGGACTGCGGGTGCTGCTTCTCGATCTCGACATACAGCCCACGCTTTCGTCGTACTACGAGCTGGCTCATCGCGCACCCGGCGGCATCTACGAGTTGCTGGCATTCAACGAGCGCGACATTTCGCAGTTGGCCTCTCGTACGGCCGTCGAACGCCTGGACGTCATTCTGTCCAACGATCAGCATCACCAGTTGAACACCCTGCTGTTGCATGCACCGGATGGCAGATTGCGGCTGCGCAACCTCCTGCCGGCGTTCGAGCCGCACTATGACCTGGTTTTGATCGACACCCAGGGTTCCCGCAGCGTGCTTCTCGAAATGGCCGTGCTGGCATCCAGGTTGGCGGTTTCGCCGGTCACGCCCGAAATTCTCGCCGCCCGGGAAATGCGGCGCGGCACCCTGCAGCTCATCCAGGATATCGCCCCATATCGCCATCTCGGCATTGAACCGCCACCATTGCAGCTGCTGATCAATCGGGTGCCGGCCGTCTCATCCAATGCCCGCCTGATCCGACAGACATTGCGGCGGATCTTCCGTGAGCAGACGGGCGTCCAGGTTCTGGATACTGAGGTCCCGGCAATCGAAGCCTTCCCGCGAGCGGCAACGCAGAGCATGCCTGCTCATCGCGTCGAGTACCGGCGTCCGACAGGCAGGATTGCCCCTGCCGCACTGGACATCGTTCGGGCTCTGGCGACCGAGTTATGCCCGCACTGGCATGAGCGCTTCGGTCTGGTCACAGGCAAGATCGGGAGGAGACATTCTCATGTCGAACGCCCATGA
- a CDS encoding AlpA family phage regulatory protein: MFQQNPAPAPERRILRRAEVEAKTGFKRAHIYSLMKEGKFPKAMRLGVRAVGWDSAEIDQWITDRLKERV, encoded by the coding sequence ATGTTTCAACAGAACCCCGCTCCGGCACCGGAGCGGCGCATACTGCGTCGCGCAGAAGTTGAGGCAAAGACGGGCTTCAAACGCGCCCACATCTACAGCCTCATGAAAGAGGGCAAGTTTCCCAAGGCCATGCGACTTGGCGTTCGCGCCGTGGGCTGGGATTCCGCCGAGATCGACCAATGGATCACCGACCGCCTTAAAGAGCGCGTCTGA
- a CDS encoding LysR family transcriptional regulator, which yields MRIRHLHYFLIVAEEQSFARAAARVHIEPSPLSRAIKELETQLGVRLLDRAKGRIRLTWPGEVFREEARRMLAFMDNAQTRVNSASQGYRGRLRIGLADSLAQPRLTQLLARCREEEPRTEVRIAEMTVNEMLQALRHDQIDVGFTVDGEATNGCVKEMVWAERPAIAIPTHHPLLSFDKVPVGEALRYPLILCHPERCAGGHNVIRRWFNDGALPSPSVAEYVSGHEPMIMLVAAGYGIGIGLESQIALYSHPDVIIRPIADEVPNTATFIVVPEKTASKELERFIKRAQEIGRSGIS from the coding sequence ATGAGGATACGACACCTGCACTATTTTCTGATCGTCGCCGAAGAGCAGAGCTTCGCTCGCGCTGCTGCAAGGGTCCACATCGAACCCTCGCCGCTGTCACGCGCCATCAAGGAGCTGGAGACCCAGCTTGGCGTCAGGCTTCTCGACCGTGCCAAAGGACGGATACGGCTGACCTGGCCTGGAGAGGTTTTCCGTGAAGAAGCGCGCCGCATGCTCGCTTTCATGGACAACGCCCAGACCCGCGTCAACTCAGCCTCACAGGGCTACCGCGGCAGACTGCGAATAGGCCTGGCCGATAGCCTCGCCCAACCGCGTCTCACACAATTGCTCGCCCGTTGCCGCGAGGAAGAGCCTCGTACCGAGGTCCGGATCGCCGAAATGACGGTCAACGAAATGCTCCAGGCTCTTCGTCATGATCAGATTGACGTTGGCTTCACAGTAGATGGCGAAGCCACCAATGGATGCGTGAAGGAGATGGTCTGGGCCGAGCGCCCTGCGATTGCCATCCCCACCCACCATCCGTTGCTCTCCTTCGATAAGGTCCCCGTTGGCGAAGCCCTCCGCTATCCCTTGATTCTTTGCCATCCAGAACGATGCGCAGGTGGACATAATGTCATTCGTCGCTGGTTTAATGATGGCGCATTGCCCTCACCGTCTGTTGCAGAGTATGTTTCAGGTCACGAACCGATGATCATGCTCGTCGCAGCGGGATACGGCATTGGGATAGGACTGGAGTCGCAGATTGCGCTCTACAGCCACCCGGATGTCATCATCAGACCGATTGCGGACGAGGTTCCCAATACAGCGACGTTCATTGTGGTGCCGGAGAAGACCGCTTCCAAGGAACTGGAGCGCTTCATAAAGCGAGCACAAGAAATTGGCAGAAGCGGTATCAGCTGA
- a CDS encoding CocE/NonD family hydrolase, producing the protein MTVHVEEHIWIPMSDGVRLGARLWLPEDAEQSPVPAVLEYIPYRKRDGTRGRDEPMHGYFASQGYAAIRVDMRGTGESDGHMADEYLKQEQDDALEVIDWISRQPWCNGNVGMMGKSWGGFNSLQIAARRPPALKAIITAYSTDNRYTDDIHYMGGLLLNDNLWWGTIMLAYQSRPLDPKIVGDAWRDRWIERLEKLPFFPALWLEHQRYDEYWKHGSVCEDWSAIQCPVLAIGAWADSYTNPISRLLENLQVPRRGIIGPWGHIYPQDGVPGPAIGFLQEATRWWDHWLKGKDTGVMDEPMMRAFVSDTIEPTGTRTTTQGRWVGEAAWPSPQISTRSLYLGAGKELGNAAGKPAVLNIRSPQSHGKAGGEWMATGCPGEHPTDQRLDNGGALVFETTCLEDDLDILGAPIARLRISADSPVAQISLRLNDVLPDGRVTRVSYQVFNLTHRDSHENPEALEPGRFYDVAIKLNDCGYRFAKGHKLQLAIATAYWPMVWTSPFDATLSVSVAESALDLPVRAAGDGMPVRFEAPAHGPSTPITQVDPGSVRRWTEQDHETGINTYVTEGVGGLFGEGVLRFDEIDTELSHSLRRELTIRDNDPLSAKYVLTQTYEMGRDGWRIRIESRTEMRSDKDNFYLTGELSAFENGVAVKTKAWDERFARDLI; encoded by the coding sequence ATGACCGTGCATGTTGAAGAACACATCTGGATTCCCATGAGCGATGGCGTGCGCCTTGGTGCGCGCCTTTGGCTGCCAGAAGACGCCGAGCAATCGCCGGTGCCTGCCGTTCTCGAATATATCCCTTACCGCAAGCGTGACGGAACGCGCGGACGTGACGAGCCGATGCATGGTTATTTTGCCAGCCAGGGCTACGCCGCCATCCGTGTGGACATGCGCGGCACAGGTGAATCCGATGGCCACATGGCCGATGAATATCTGAAGCAGGAACAGGACGATGCTCTGGAAGTCATCGACTGGATTTCCCGCCAGCCCTGGTGCAATGGCAATGTCGGCATGATGGGAAAGAGTTGGGGCGGTTTCAACAGCCTGCAGATTGCCGCCCGACGTCCACCGGCCCTGAAAGCCATCATTACCGCCTACTCGACCGACAACCGCTATACGGACGACATCCACTACATGGGTGGCTTGTTGCTGAACGACAATCTGTGGTGGGGAACCATCATGCTTGCCTATCAGAGCCGCCCGCTCGACCCGAAGATCGTTGGCGACGCATGGCGTGACCGCTGGATCGAGAGGCTGGAAAAACTGCCTTTCTTCCCTGCGCTGTGGCTCGAACATCAGCGTTACGACGAGTACTGGAAACACGGCTCGGTCTGCGAGGACTGGAGCGCGATCCAGTGCCCGGTCCTTGCCATTGGCGCCTGGGCAGACAGCTACACCAACCCCATCTCCAGGCTTCTCGAAAACCTTCAGGTTCCGCGACGCGGCATCATCGGTCCATGGGGCCACATCTATCCGCAGGACGGTGTTCCCGGTCCGGCGATCGGTTTCTTGCAGGAAGCAACACGCTGGTGGGATCATTGGCTGAAGGGCAAGGACACCGGCGTCATGGACGAGCCGATGATGCGCGCTTTCGTAAGCGATACGATCGAGCCGACCGGGACACGAACGACGACACAAGGCCGTTGGGTGGGCGAAGCAGCATGGCCTTCACCGCAAATCTCCACCAGGTCACTTTATCTTGGTGCCGGCAAGGAACTCGGCAACGCCGCAGGCAAACCTGCGGTTCTCAACATCCGTTCGCCCCAAAGCCACGGCAAGGCCGGCGGCGAATGGATGGCAACCGGCTGCCCGGGTGAACATCCGACCGATCAACGGCTGGACAATGGTGGTGCACTGGTTTTCGAAACAACGTGCCTCGAAGACGACCTCGACATTCTCGGTGCACCGATTGCACGGCTGCGCATTTCCGCCGATAGCCCCGTTGCGCAGATTTCCCTGCGCCTGAACGATGTCTTGCCGGATGGACGTGTCACGCGCGTCAGCTATCAGGTGTTCAATCTGACGCACCGCGACAGCCACGAAAATCCGGAAGCGCTCGAGCCCGGCAGATTTTATGATGTCGCGATCAAGCTCAATGACTGCGGATATCGCTTTGCGAAGGGTCACAAGTTGCAGCTTGCCATCGCAACTGCTTACTGGCCGATGGTCTGGACATCGCCTTTCGACGCCACACTGAGCGTTTCCGTTGCGGAAAGCGCGCTCGACCTGCCGGTGCGGGCTGCAGGAGACGGTATGCCCGTCCGGTTTGAGGCGCCCGCCCATGGTCCCTCAACACCCATCACGCAGGTTGATCCCGGCTCGGTCCGCCGTTGGACCGAACAGGATCACGAGACGGGTATCAACACCTATGTCACGGAAGGCGTGGGGGGACTGTTCGGCGAGGGCGTGCTGCGGTTCGACGAAATCGATACCGAACTCAGCCACAGCCTGCGCCGGGAACTGACCATCCGCGACAACGACCCACTCTCCGCAAAATACGTTCTGACCCAGACCTATGAAATGGGCCGGGATGGATGGCGCATCAGGATCGAGAGCCGGACCGAAATGCGCTCGGACAAAGACAACTTCTACCTGACGGGGGAACTGTCGGCATTCGAAAATGGCGTTGCCGTTAAAACGAAAGCGTGGGACGAGCGCTTCGCTCGCGACCTGATCTGA
- a CDS encoding ABC transporter ATP-binding protein has translation MSENKVLQIRGLKVAAPNGAILVDGIDLDLKRGEVKGLIGESGAGKSTIGLAAMGYGRNGCRIVGGEIIVNGVSLMTVDRAGREAVRGARIAYVAQSAAAAFNPAMKIGEQIMEGPLYHGIMNRQEAQAWMLELLQALQLPDYQNFGSRYPHQVSGGQLQRAMVAMAMSCRPDILVLDEPTTALDVTTQIEVLALLRSLIQRYDTAALYITHDLAVVAQIADSIMVLRHGKKVEAGSAEQVLEQPQEDYTRRLVSEREASMSGEGVHHKGGEVLLEARDVTAYYGRKKVLDNIQCEIRKGETLAVVGESGSGKSTLARVIAGLPPHSSGVISLTGHRLADSYTKRSREELRRIQLVYQLPDVALNPRHTVGEIIGRPMSFYFGMNDDERTSEVNRLLDLIGLPRDFAERLPKALSGGQKQRVCIARALAARPNLIICDEVTSALDPLVAEEILKLLRSLQDELGVSYLFITHDLGVVRRLADRTMVMQHGRIVETGTTEQVFAPPYQPYTEQLITSVPELRRDWLDGVLAKRGVSA, from the coding sequence ATGAGCGAAAACAAGGTTTTGCAAATTCGCGGCCTGAAAGTTGCCGCTCCCAATGGCGCCATCCTGGTTGACGGTATCGATCTCGACCTCAAACGCGGCGAGGTCAAAGGTCTGATCGGCGAATCCGGCGCCGGAAAATCCACAATCGGCCTTGCAGCAATGGGATATGGCCGCAATGGCTGCCGCATCGTCGGGGGCGAAATCATCGTCAACGGCGTATCCCTGATGACGGTCGACCGTGCCGGTCGCGAAGCGGTACGTGGCGCACGTATTGCCTATGTGGCACAAAGTGCTGCCGCTGCCTTCAACCCAGCCATGAAGATCGGCGAACAGATCATGGAAGGGCCGCTCTATCACGGCATCATGAACAGGCAGGAAGCTCAGGCCTGGATGCTGGAATTGTTGCAGGCGTTGCAGCTTCCCGACTACCAGAACTTTGGCAGCCGTTATCCGCATCAGGTATCGGGTGGTCAATTGCAGCGTGCGATGGTGGCGATGGCGATGTCTTGCCGGCCTGACATTCTCGTGCTGGACGAGCCGACCACGGCGCTTGATGTCACAACGCAGATCGAAGTGCTTGCGCTGCTGCGCAGCCTCATCCAGCGTTATGATACAGCCGCGCTTTACATCACACATGACCTTGCCGTCGTCGCGCAGATCGCCGACAGCATCATGGTTTTGCGTCATGGAAAAAAGGTAGAGGCTGGCTCTGCGGAGCAGGTTCTGGAGCAGCCGCAGGAAGACTACACACGCCGTCTCGTGTCCGAACGCGAAGCCAGCATGTCGGGTGAAGGCGTTCATCACAAGGGTGGAGAAGTTCTGCTCGAAGCCCGCGACGTCACAGCTTACTACGGCCGCAAGAAGGTGCTGGACAACATTCAGTGCGAAATTCGCAAGGGCGAAACACTGGCTGTTGTGGGGGAATCCGGTTCCGGAAAATCCACGCTGGCCCGCGTCATTGCCGGCCTGCCGCCACACTCGTCCGGCGTCATCTCACTCACCGGGCACCGGCTTGCCGATAGTTACACCAAGCGCTCCCGCGAGGAGTTGCGACGCATCCAGCTTGTCTATCAGCTTCCCGATGTGGCACTCAATCCACGTCATACCGTGGGCGAGATCATCGGCCGTCCGATGTCGTTTTATTTCGGAATGAACGACGACGAACGCACGTCCGAAGTCAATCGATTGCTGGACCTCATTGGCCTGCCACGGGACTTTGCAGAGCGCCTGCCAAAAGCGCTCTCCGGCGGACAGAAGCAGCGCGTCTGTATTGCCCGCGCACTTGCCGCCCGGCCCAACCTGATCATATGCGATGAGGTGACATCTGCACTTGATCCTCTGGTGGCGGAGGAAATTCTCAAGCTTTTGCGCTCCTTGCAGGATGAACTCGGTGTTTCCTACCTGTTCATCACCCACGATCTCGGCGTGGTGCGCAGGCTTGCTGACAGGACAATGGTGATGCAGCACGGCCGTATTGTCGAAACCGGTACGACCGAGCAGGTTTTTGCGCCGCCTTACCAACCCTATACCGAACAGCTCATCACCTCGGTTCCGGAACTGCGCCGCGACTGGCTGGATGGCGTGCTGGCAAAACGCGGTGTTTCCGCCTGA
- a CDS encoding ABC transporter permease produces the protein MKMLRSITPTAWVGLFIISLNIILFVAGPHIAPFGQEEIVGSPFDPPSAAHWFGLDQNGRDMLSRLLAGAQMSIGVSLAASLLSFSIGITLGFIAAIFGGWLDMVLSRIVDTVMCIPVLISALVVLQALGSSIPVLIVTIALLDSTRVFRLARIVAQGINVLEYAETARLRGEGLFWLVFKEILPNALPPLIAEFGLRFCFTFLFVAGLSFLGLGIQPPFADWGGMVKDNQQAILYGLYAPLYPAAAIAILTIGVNLVVDWLLAGRSAIQGADR, from the coding sequence ATGAAAATGCTGCGTTCCATCACCCCGACCGCATGGGTCGGTCTTTTCATCATCTCGCTCAACATCATCCTGTTTGTCGCTGGCCCGCATATTGCGCCATTCGGACAGGAGGAAATTGTTGGATCGCCGTTCGATCCACCGTCCGCCGCCCATTGGTTCGGCCTCGATCAGAACGGTCGCGATATGCTTTCGCGTCTTTTGGCTGGCGCACAAATGTCTATCGGCGTGTCGCTGGCCGCTTCGCTGCTGTCCTTCAGCATCGGCATCACGCTCGGTTTCATCGCCGCGATTTTCGGCGGCTGGCTGGATATGGTCCTTTCGCGCATCGTCGACACGGTAATGTGCATACCGGTGCTGATTTCGGCGCTGGTTGTGCTTCAGGCGCTTGGCTCGTCCATTCCCGTCCTGATCGTGACGATTGCGCTTCTGGACTCCACGCGCGTGTTTCGTCTGGCGCGTATCGTGGCCCAGGGCATCAATGTTCTGGAATATGCCGAGACGGCGCGTCTGCGCGGCGAAGGCCTGTTCTGGCTGGTGTTCAAGGAAATACTCCCCAACGCCCTTCCGCCGCTGATTGCGGAATTCGGCCTGCGCTTCTGCTTCACCTTCCTGTTCGTGGCCGGCCTGTCGTTCCTGGGCCTTGGCATTCAGCCCCCGTTCGCCGACTGGGGCGGCATGGTGAAGGATAACCAGCAAGCCATTCTGTACGGCCTCTATGCTCCGCTTTACCCGGCCGCCGCCATCGCCATTCTCACCATCGGCGTCAATCTTGTCGTGGACTGGCTGCTTGCTGGCCGCAGTGCAATTCAGGGAGCCGACCGATGA
- a CDS encoding ABC transporter permease, which yields MTKLILKRVALGILTLLLVSALIFAGTQLLPGDVASAILGQNATPESLAVLRADLGLDQPILQRYLSWLGGFVTGDLGNSLANRQPVADLLWPRFWNTMALALYAAAVSVPIAVLLGLFSAIWRGSLFDRVINIAALGFVSLPEYFLGLLLILFVSVHYNLLPSLADTYPGMGFADWLKATTLPALTLVLVTVAQMLRMTRTAVLAVMDQAYVETAYLKGLRTKRAVLRHALPNAAAPIVNVVSFNIAYLITGVVLVEAIFNYNGLGRFMVDAVSKRDLPLVQAAALVFGAAYVILNIIADVSAIALNPRLRHPR from the coding sequence ATGACTAAGCTTATCCTGAAGCGCGTTGCTTTGGGTATTTTGACGCTTCTGCTGGTGTCGGCGCTTATTTTCGCCGGCACACAGCTTCTTCCCGGTGATGTGGCGTCAGCAATACTCGGACAAAATGCGACGCCTGAATCCCTCGCCGTGTTGCGCGCCGATCTCGGTCTCGACCAGCCCATTCTGCAACGCTATCTCTCCTGGCTTGGCGGTTTCGTAACCGGCGACCTCGGCAACTCACTCGCAAACCGTCAGCCCGTCGCCGATCTTCTCTGGCCACGGTTCTGGAACACGATGGCGCTGGCGCTTTATGCCGCAGCCGTTTCCGTTCCGATCGCCGTTCTCCTCGGTTTGTTCAGCGCCATCTGGCGTGGCAGCCTGTTTGATCGTGTCATCAATATCGCGGCTCTCGGCTTTGTCTCTCTCCCGGAATATTTTCTTGGGCTTCTGCTGATCCTCTTCGTTTCCGTTCACTACAATCTCTTGCCAAGTCTCGCAGACACCTATCCGGGCATGGGCTTTGCGGATTGGCTCAAAGCTACCACGCTTCCGGCCCTTACCCTGGTCCTGGTCACGGTAGCACAAATGCTGCGTATGACCCGCACCGCAGTTCTCGCGGTCATGGATCAGGCCTATGTCGAAACAGCCTATCTCAAGGGATTGCGGACAAAACGTGCGGTTCTTCGCCATGCGCTTCCCAATGCCGCAGCACCGATCGTCAACGTTGTCTCGTTCAACATCGCCTATCTTATTACCGGCGTCGTGCTGGTGGAGGCCATCTTCAACTATAACGGCCTTGGCCGCTTCATGGTCGACGCCGTTTCAAAACGTGACCTTCCACTGGTTCAGGCCGCAGCCCTCGTGTTCGGCGCAGCCTATGTCATTTTGAACATCATCGCCGATGTTTCGGCAATCGCGCTCAATCCGCGCTTGAGGCATCCCCGATGA